In Nymphalis io chromosome 11, ilAglIoxx1.1, whole genome shotgun sequence, one genomic interval encodes:
- the LOC126771852 gene encoding arginyl-tRNA--protein transferase 1, with translation MMKRSIIEYFSEHEGYKCGYCKKPNSNYNHGMWAHTMTVTDYQDLIDRGWRRSGKYCYKPTLDIICCPMYTIRCRALEFKSSKSQKKILKRFNKFLMGQDENKTMSRSNEDMTIDDGEGRELFVETTRAHQEGIITDINLPFIEDVDDPETISSQEPHTSEVKQEDKSTPQTDSVEDKCTKLKQNKVAGPDPTKGPCKKAKQVRRERMLEKLKNKGVDINNLENVSKNKEKRIEDFINELPNDVKRKFEIKLVRTSPPSAEWLATSKETHEVYVKYQTIIHGDRPEKCTESKFKDFLVNSPLLEEYSEIGPYCGYGSFHQQYWLDGKIIAVGVLDILPKSVSSVYFFYDPAYRNLTLGTYGALREIAFTRDLHSMCPALQYYYMGFYIHSCPKMRYKGNFYPSDLLCPETYKWFPIKGCLEKLETVPYTRFDPDIDSVDENFPSENDINYIQVLTMGEVMHYKLYRRRVGKRAEDIEEMQQYAKLVGSKAAKSLIVVR, from the exons atgatgaaaCGTAGCATAATTGAATACTTTTCTGAACACGAAGGCTATAAATGCGGTTATTGTAAAAAACCAAATTCTAATTATAATcatg GAATGTGGGCTCACACAATGACCGTGACGGATTACCAAGACTTAATAGATAGAGGATGGAGGCGGTCTGGAAAATATTGCTATAAACCAACTCTAGACATCATCTGTTGTCCGATGTATACGATTCG ATGTAGAGCATTAGAATTCAAATCATCAAAatcacagaaaaaaatattgaaaagatttaacaaatttttaatgGGCCAAGATGAGAATAAAACAATGTCTAGGAGTAATGAAGACATGACTATAGATGACGGTGAGGGCAGAGAACTGTTTGTAGAAACTACGAGAGCTCATCAAGAAGGGATAATTACTGATATAAATTTACCATTTATTGAAGATGTAGATGACCCAG AAACAATATCCTCTCAAGAACCTCACACAAGTGAAGTTAAACAAGAAG ATAAATCAACTCCACAAACAGACTCAGTTGAGGATAAATGtacaaaactaaaacaaaacaaag TCGCAGGGCCTGATCCAACAAAGGGGCCATGTAAAAAAGCTAAACAAGTCAGACGTGAAAGGATGTTGGAAAAACTCAAAAATAAAGGTGttgacataaataatttagaaaatgtcagtaaaaataaggaaaaacgGATTGAAGATTTTATAAACGAGTTGCCTAATGATGTTAAAAGGAAATTTGAg ataaAGTTGGTTCGAACATCACCACCCAGTGCAGAATGGTTAGCAACATCCAAAGAGACTCATGAGGTTTATGTTAAGTACCAGACAATAATTCATGGAGATAGACCTGAAAAGTGTACAGAATCAAAATTCAAGGACTTCTTAGTGAATAGCCCATTattg gAAGAGTATTCAGAGATTGGTCCGTATTGTGGTTACGGATCATTTCATCAACAATACTGGTTGGATGGAAAAATAATAGCAGTAGGAGTGTTGGATATATTACCTAAGAGTGTTTCGtctgtttatttcttttatgaTCCAGCATATAGGAATTTAACTTTGGGAACATATGGTGCTCTAAG agAAATAGCATTCACCAGGGACTTACATTCCATGTGTCCGGCTCTTCAATACTATTATATGGGTTTCTATATACACTCTTGCCCTAAGATGAGATATAAGGGGAATTTCTATCCATCGGATCTACTATGTCCAGAAACATACAAATGGTTCCCTATTAAAGGCTGTTTAGAAAAACTAGAAACTGTGCCATATACGAGATTTGATCCCGATATTGATAGTGTTGATGAAAACTTTCCTAGTGagaatgatattaattatatacaagtgCTAACAATGGGAGAAGTTATGCATTACAAGTTATATAGACGTAGAGTTGGGAAGAGAGCTGAAGATATTGAAGAAATGCAACAATATGCGAAGCTAGTTGGCTCCAAAGCTGCTAAAAGCTTAATAGTGgtcagataa
- the LOC126771848 gene encoding sialin-like: MFKIYVRALVGIMIFIGYFLIYIVRYNLSVHIVDMVEIPKRLFNVYYNDTQSLRTVSNIRSGNIIDIIHWNEMKIALLLAAYHIGYCICFPIFHNIGDTFGPMWVVGIAGLVSGVLNCLTPASAYYNFWLLFVVRILIGFCAGAMLPNMVQVLRHWVPPTERHHFMWAYCGITTGTCSTFLICAAVQYYFRWSIGFYISGAMQMFWASAWVFIITDSPEKHLFISKEELGYLSTTIGTVFNIKLTNSQAPWKIILQSISFWAICILNFGYAWMIISVCIHGPLYYTVILNYSVYEASALTALPFLIRLLLGTIIIQTYHWYKHNTKIRRVKHMRKYFIVFSHVLPGILVSMAWFVPINPGPVLLTTAIAFTAAGMDLTLDICYELSPNYVNSINTVIKIIGNLPGIIISLCVGEVTHQYKNSAFVWQYVWSFHGTILLLSGLIFLVWGETRVQEWNEMRRRPRRKRRLVIRPSIMSNIVEVDEINEVSYRSSLPQRPRTLKTMILSSD, from the exons atgtttaaaatttatgttagaGCTCTT GTTggaataatgatatttataggtTATTTTCTAATCTACATAGTGCGTTATAACCTTAGTGTGCATATTGTTGACATGGTTGAAATACCCAAAAGACTTTTCAATGTGTATTATAATGATACTCAGTCTCTTCGAACCGTTTCAAATATACGATCTGGG aatattattgatataatacatTGGAATGAAATGAAAATCGCCTTATTACTTGCTGCTTATCACATTGGATATTGTATATGCTTtccaatatttcataatattggtGATAC ATTTGGACCGATGTGGGTTGTTGGTATAGCAGGCTTAGTATCAGGTGTCTTAAATTGTCTAACTCCAGCATCTGCATATTATAACTTCTGGTTGCTTTTTGTTGTACGCATTTTAATTGGTTTCTGTGCG GGTGCGATGTTACCCAACATGGTTCAAGTACTAAGACATTGGGTACCACCTACTGAAAGACATCATTTTATGTGGGCGTATTgtg GGATTACGACAGGAACGTGTAGCACTTTTCTTATCTGCGCAGCTGTGCAGTATTACTTTCGATGGTCTATTGGGTTTTATATTTCTGGAGCGATGCAAATGTTTTGGGCAAGTGCGTGggtttttataataactgatAGCCCTGAAAAACATCTCTTTATATCTAAAGAAGAGTTAGGATATTTATCAACAACTATCGGAACAGTTTTTAACATTAAG tTAACAAATTCTCAAGCTCCGTGGAAGATCATTTTACAATCTATATCGTTTTGGGCAATTTGTATTCTTAATTTTGGTTACGCTTGGATGATCATATCAGTTTGTATACATGGACCTCTTTACTACACTGTTATCCTGAATTACAGTGTTTATGAA gcaTCAGCGTTGACAGCTTTACCTTTTCTTATTAGACTTTTATTAGGaacaattataattcaaacgtaTCACTGGTATAAACATAATACTAAAATTAGGAGAGTTAAACACATGcggaaatattttatagtttttt CTCACGTGTTGCCGGGAATTTTAGTGTCGATGGCGTGGTTCGTTCCAATCAACCCTGGCCCAGTTCTGCTGACCACAGCTATTGCCTTTACCGCAGCGGGAATGGATCTTACTTTAGATATTTGTTAC GAACTTTCTCCCAATTACGTCAATTCTATCAatactgtaattaaaataattggaaATTTACCTGGAATTATTATTTCTCTATGCGTAGGCGAAGTTACACATCAATACAAA aattCCGCTTTCGTTTGGCAATACGTGTGGAGCTTCCATGGTACGATATTGTTGTTGAGTGGTCTAATATTCCTTGTTTGGGGTGAAACACGTGTCCAGGAATGGAATGAAATGCGGCGAAG GCCGCGGCGGAAAAGACGTCTCGTAATTAGACCATCTATCATGTCAAACATCGTTGAAGTTGATGAAATTAATGAAGTGTC ATATCGTTCCTCATTACCTCAGCGGCCAAGGACATTGAAAACGATGATACTTTCGTCGGATTAA